CATGCACACACAATATCatcataaatcatatatatatatatacatatacatatacatatatatatatatatatatatatatatatatatatatatatatatatatatatatatatatatatatatatatatacacctccctgataaagccccccgcgaccccgaagggaataagcggtagaaaatggatggatggatggacctctctgataccgaagtacatgtcaaactacttccttaaccgccataaccacaacaccagggggagctccactaaccacgttaaacccagattccgaactaacaaaggtcttaactcattctctctctatgccacatcaatgtggaatgcgctcccaacaggtataaatgaaagggcatctctatcctccttcaaaaccacaataaaagttcacctccaggcagctacaaccctaaactaacaccctccccggattgctaataatcaaatgtaaactatCAAAGGCAGATACTTTTTttcatgccttctgatctctctctctctctctctctctctctctccatgtccactacttgctgtccatatcctacccccccccccccacacccctgattgtaaataatgtaaataattcattgtgattatcttgtgtgatgactgtattatgatgatagtatatatgatagtatatatctgtatcatgaatcaatttaagtggaccccgacttaaacaagttgaaaaacttattcgggtgttaccatttagtggtcaattgtacagaatatgtacttcactgtgcaacctactaataaaagtctcaatcatccatccatccatccatccatccatccatcaattttctaccgcttattcccttcggggtcgcggggggcgctggagcctatctcagctacaatcgggcggaaggtggggtacaccctggacaagtcgccacctatcaatcaatcaatatatatatatatatatatatatatatatatatatatatatatatatatatatatatatatatatatatatatatatagatatataaatatacatatatatatacatatatatatatatatctctaaatatacatatatatgtatatatatatataaatatacatatatatatacatatatatgtatatatatgtatatatatatatatatatatatatatatataaatatacatatatatatatatataaatatacatatatatatatacatatatatatatataaatatacatacatatatatatatatacacagtatataaatatatatatatatatatatatatatatatatatatatatatatatatatatatatatatatatataaatatacatatatatatatatataaatatacatatatatatatacatatatatatatataaatatacatacatatatatatatatacacagtatataaatatatatatatatatatatatatatatatatatatatatatatatatatatatatatatatatatatatatatatatatatatacgttaggtcaggggaaaaaaagcctgtttcgcaggtttatatatatatatatacacgttgggtcaggaaaaaacacagactatttcatccctacatacatatatatatatatatatatatatatatatatatatatatatatatatatatatatatatatatatatatatatatatatatatatgtatatatatatatatatatatatatatatatatatatatatatatatatatatatatatatatatatatatatatatatatatatatatatatatatatatatgtatatatatatatatatatatatatatatatatatatatatatatatatatatatatggatacatatatatatatctatatatatatctatctatatatatatatatatatatatatatatatatatatatatatatatatatatatatatatatatatatatattatatatatagatacatatatatgtatggatatatacatatatatgtatggatatatatatatatatatatatatatatatatatatatatatatatatatatatatatatatgtattgatatatatatatatatggatatatatacagtatatatatatatatatatatatatatatatatatatacacacacatatatatatatatatatatatatatatatacatatatatatatatatatatactgtatatatacatacttcttttatataaatatataattcttTAGTCCAATGTTCAAAACAGAACTTTATTGACAATACATCCAACCAACCAATCTTCCAATCTATACATCCAACAACTTCCTACtcatccattcatacaatatCTAGTCATCCAACATCTTTTCATAGAACAATTCATTGGTAATATTTTGCtaaccatgcatccatccatacatccatttatcTATGCATTCGCCATTCATCCAACAAACTTCCAtcaaagcatccatccatccctgcATCCATCCAACAAACAATCACCCATGCATGCATCCTTTCATCCATCTATCTATGCATTCATCCAACAAACTTTCATCAatgcaccatccatccatccaacaaaCTTCCATaaatgcatccatccatgcatgcatggatgcatgcatccatccatctaacTATGCATTCATCCAAAAAACTTCATCAatgcatcatccatccatctatgcatcatccatccatctatgcaTTCATCATTCATCTAACAAACTTCCATCAACgcaccatccatacatccatacatacatccatccatacatccatccatacatacatccatccatctatgcatcatccatccatctatgcaTTCATCATTCATCTAACAAACTTCCATCAACgcaccatccatacatccatccatacatacatacatacatccatacatacatccatctacgcatcatccatccatctatgcaTTCATCATTCATCTAACAAACTTCCATCAACgcaccatccatacatccatccatccatacatccatccatccatctatgcatcatccatccatctatgcaTTCATCATTCATCTAACAAACTTCCATCAACgcaccatccatacatccatccatccatccatacatacatccatacatacatccatctacgcatcatccatccatctatgcaTTCATCATTCATCTAACAAACTTCCATCAACgcaccatccatacatccatccatccatacatccatccatccatctatgcatcatccatccatctatgcaTTCATCATTCATCTAACAAACTTCCATCAACgcaccatccatacatccatccatacatacatccatacatacatccatccatccatccatccatccatccatctatgcatcatccatccatctatgcaTTCATCATTCATCTAACAAACTTCCATCAACgcaccatccatacatccatccatccatacatacatacatccatacatacatccatccatacatccatccatctatgcaTTCATCATTCATCTAACAAACTTCCATCAACGCACCATCCATACATCcacccatacatccatccatacatacatccatccatacatccatccatccatctatgcatcatccatccatctatgcaTTCATCATTCATCTAACAAACTTCCATCAACgcaccatccatacatccatccatacatacatacatccatccatacatacatccatccatacatccatccatctatgcaTCCATTCATCCATGCATGCATCCATCTATCTATGCATTAATCATTCATCCAACAAACTTCCATAAATACTTTCATCCATCTATGCATCAACCGAGCAAACATTCATCCgtgcatgcatccatccattcatccatctatctACGCATTCATCATTCACCCAACAAACTTTCATCAATGCATCATCCATCATCCAACAAACTTCCatgaatgcatccatccatctgtgCACCCGTTCAACAAACATTAATCCAGGCatgcatccattcatccatctatctACGCATTCAGCATTCATCCAACATATTCTCatcaatgcatccatccattgacCCATGcacccagccatccatccatcatccatgtaTACAACAAACATCTGTCCATGCATGTATTCACTATCCACGCATCCATCCAACAAACATCCGTCCATGCATGCATTAATgcacccacccatccatccatccagctatGCATCCATCTATCCAAAAAACTTCCTTCAATGAATCAACCaaacaaaatccatccatcgacTCATGcacacattcatccatccatgcatccaacaAAACGCATCCATCCATGCAACAATCCATGTGCACCCATctattcatcatccatccatttatgcATCTATCGAGTCAACAAACTTCCATCAGCGCATCCATCCCTACATCCATCCGTCGATCTATACATTTAGCCATCAAacattcatccatcatccattcatccagCTATGCATCCATCTATCCAACTAACTTCCATCAATGCATGCAACCAAATAATTTCCATCAATGCATCCATCTGTAGACCCAGgcacccattcatccatccatgcatccaacaCAAATATATccattcatgcatccatccatgtgcatccatccatgcatctacCAATCCAACAAACTTCCATCAGCGCATTCATCCATACATTCATCAAACAAACATCCATCCGTGCATCCAACAAACGTCAATCATGCATCCATCCGACAGTCTCTCTTTGCCCTTGGCAGAAAGTCAATAACATGACCTTCAAGGAGGGGCACGAGTTCAAGGTCAGAGTGAAGCCCAAAGACGACTGCAGCTCGTAAGTCATCGCCATCTTTCATCTCTAATTCATTTTCATCACTTCATCATTCCATCACTTCATCATTCCATCACATCTACATTTCATCACTTCATCTCTTCATCACTTCATCACTTCATCATTTCAACACTTCATCACTTCTGTCATTGTTTCATCTCTTCATCGTTTCATCTCTTCATCACTTAATTTCATTACTCCATCTTTTCATCATTTCATCACTTCTGTCATCATTTCATCACTTCATTATTTCATCGCTTCATCACTTCTGTCATTGTTTCATCTCTTCATCACTTAATTTCATTACTTCATATTTTCATAATTTCATCACTTCTGTCATCATTTCATCACTTCATCATTTCAACACTTCATCACTTCTGTCATTGTTTCATCTCTTCATCACTTCGTTTCATCTCTTCATCACTTAATTTCATTACTTCATCTTTTCATCATTTCATCACTTCTGTCATCATTTCATCACTTCATCTCTTCTGTCATTTCATCGCTTCATCCTTTCATCACTTCATCTCCATCACTTCACCCTTTCATCACTTCATCTCCATCACTTCACCCTTTCATCACTTCATCAATTCTGTCATCACTTCATCATTTCATCACTTCATCATTTCAACACTTCATCACTTCTGTCATTGTTTCATCTCTTCATCACTTCGTTTCATCTCTTCATCACTTAATTTCATTACTTCATCTTTTCATCATTTCGTCACTTCTGTCATCATTTCATCACTTCATCTCTTCTGTCATTTCATCGCTTCATCCTTTCATCACTTCATCAATTCTGTCATCATTTCATCACTTCATCTCTTCTGTCATCATTTCATCACTTCATCATTTCATCACTTCTGTCATCATTTAATCTCTTCTGTCGTAATTTCATCACTCCATCATTTCATCACTTCTGTCATCATTTCATAATTTCATCACTTCATCTCTTCtgtcatcacttcagtcattCCTTTCATCATTTCATCTCTCCATCACTTCTGTCATCATTTCATCACTGCATCTCTTCTGTCATTCATCACTTCATCTCCATCACTTCATCCTTTCATCACTTCTGTCATCATTTCATCACTTCATCTCTTCTGTCATCATTTCATCACTTCCTCATTTCATCACTTCTGTCATCATTTAATCTCTTCTGTCGTCATTTCATCACTCCATCATTTCATCTCTCCATCACTTCTGTCATAATTTCATCACTTCATCACTTCTGTCATCATTTCGTCACTTCTGTCATCATTTCATCACTTCATCTCTTCTGTCATTTCATCACTTCATCCTTTCATCACTTCTGTCATCACTTCATCACTTCTGTCATCATTTCATCACTTCATCTCTTCATCACTTCTGTCATCATTTCATCACTTATGTCATCATTTCATCACTTCATCTCTTCTGTCATTTCATCACTTCAACATTTCATCACTATCACTTCATACTTTCATCACTTCTGTCATCACTTCATCACTTCTGTCATCATTTCATCACTTATGTCATCATTTCATCACTTCATCTCTTCATCACTTCTGTCATCATTTCGTCACTTCTGTCATCATTTCATCACTTCATCTCTTCTGTCATCATTTAATCTCTTCTGTCGTCATTTCATCACTCCATCATTTCATCTCTCCATCACTTCTGTCATAATTTCATCACTTCATCACTTCTGTCATCATTTCGTCACTTCTGTCATCATTTCATCACTTCATCTCTTCTGTCATTTCATCACTTCATCCTTTCATCACTTCTGTCATCACTTCATCACTTCTGTCATCATTTCATCTCTTCATCACTTCTGTCATCATTTCATCACTTATGTCATCATTTCATCACTTCATCTCTTCTGTCATTTCATCACTTCAACATTTCATCACTATCACTTCATACTTTCATCACTTCTGTCATCACTTCATCACTTCTGTCATCATTTCATCACTTATGACATCATTTCATCACTTCATCTCTTCATCACTTCTGTCATCATTTCGTCACTTCTGTCATCATTTCATCACTTCATCTCTTCTGTCATTTCATCACTTCATCCTTTCATCACTTCTGTCATCACTTCATCACTTCTGTCATCATTTCATCACTTCATCTCTTCATCACTTCTGTCATCATTTCATCACTTATGTCATCATTTCATCACTTCATCTCTTCTGTCATTTCATCACTTCAACATTTCATCACTATCACTTCATACTTTCATCACTTCTATCATCACTTCATCTCTTCATCACTTCTGTCATCATTTCCTCACTTATGTCATCATTTCATCACTTATGTCATCATTTCATCACTTCATCTCTTCTGTCATTTCATCCCTATCACTTCATCCTTTCATCACTTCTGTCATCACTTCATCTCTTCATCACTTCTGTCATCATTTCATCACTTCATCACTCCATCTCTTCATCACTTCTGTCATAATTTCATCACTTATGTCATCGCTTGATCACTTCACCCTGTCACCGCCAGCTTCGCCCTGAACATCGGCCATGACTCAGAAAACATCGCGCTGCACTTCAACCCGCGCTTCGACGCGGGCGTGGTCGTGTGCAACTCTCTGTCGGGCGGTTGCTGGGGCGACGAGCACCAAGACTCCAACTTTGGCTTCTCGCGAGGGGAGGAGTGCAAGGTGAGCCTTTCTTAAAGCGAcagattttagtttttttttttttacattgtaaatAACAAATATTACAAGTCAGTATTTTAcagtagaaataaataaataaattgtgtaAAAATCAtcgtaaattttactgtaaaattctggcaacttcaTAAATAAATCTACGATGaaaatatatccatacatatattttttttaattaaaaaataaatacaattatatttttttttaaacataatttttttccctattgtaaataaaaaataatagtgttttacagtaaaaaaaacaaacaaaaaaaaacctgacagcaCAATCGTTTCattgtaaaatataaaaataaaaatgttccatttactgtaattttgtgtaaaaagcaaatattcttgcaactgagctgccagttttttttgtacaaaaatacataGATAATGCAAATGtcctattttttaattaaaaaaaaatatttagacaaaaaatttaaataaaaaataatacaagtcagtattttatagtaaaaaaaaagggcaacgttttactgtaaaaataagtgtacagtaattttatgtaaaaacataacttttacggcacattctgccaactgagctgccagtttttttgtacaaaaatatatttataatgcaaatatatcatgtatttaaattatttaaaaaaatatttagatattttttattacattgtaaataaaaaataatacaagtcagcattttatagtaaaaaaaagggcaacatttttttgtaaaaatatataagtGTACAGTAATTTTATGTAAAAACATAACTTTTACAGCAcattctgccaactgagctgccagtttttttttaatggtaaaatctacagaaaaaaaaagtactggtttaaaaaaacaaaaacaaaacgtcGATTCTTATTTTTCCCCCcgaaaagtgtaaataaaaaatagtgttttacagtaaaaaacaaatacaaaactgaCAGCACAATCGCCAACATTTCattgtaaaatacaaaaataaaaatgtttcattTACTGTAATTTTGTGTAAAAAGCAAATATTCTTGCAAcagtttttttgtacaaaaatacattaataaagaaaatacagcatatatttaaattataaaaaaatatttagttttttttttttttacattgtaaataaaaaataatacaagtcagcattttatggtaaaaaaaaagggcaacattttactttaaaaatatataaatatgtacagtaattttatgtaaaaacataacttttacagcacaattctgccaactgagctgccagttttttttgtacaaaaatacatttataatgcaaatatatcatatatttaaattatttaaaaaatataaaaaataatacaagtcagcattttatagtaaaaaaaaggacaacattttactgtaaaaatatataaatgtgtacaataattttatgtaaaaaaaacttttacggcacaattctgccaactgagctgccagtttttttttgtacaaaaatacatttataatgcaaatatatcatatatttaaattataaaaaaatataattttttcttttttacattgtaaataaaaataattaaagtcAGCATTTTATAGTAAAGggcaatattttactgtaaaaatatataaatgtgtacagtCATTTTATGTAAAAACATAACTTTTACGGCACAATTCTGCcaactttttttgtacaaaaatacatttataatgcaaatatatcatatatttaaattataaaaaaatatttagattttttttttacattgtaaataaaaaataatacaagtcagcattttatagtaaaaaaagggCAATATTTTACTGTAACAATATATAAACGTGTACagtaattttatgtaaaaaatatatattttacggcacaattctgccaactgagctgccagttcttttttaaactgtaaaatctacagaaaaaaaaagtactggtttaaaaaaaaaaaaaaaaacatagattcttatttccccccccaaagagtgtaaataaaaaatagtgttttacagtaaaaaaaacaaaaacaaaactgacAGCACAATCGCCAACATTTCATTGtcaaatttaataataaaaatcttccatttactgtaattttgtgtaaaaagcaaatattcttgcaactgagctgccagtttttttggtacaataatacatttataatgaaaatatataatatattttaatttaaaaaaaatatttagatgttttttttacattgtaaataaaaaataatacaagtcagcattttatggtaaaaaaaaaaaaaaagggcaacattttactgtaaaaatatataaatatgtacagtaattttatgtaaaaacataacttttacggcacaattct
The Entelurus aequoreus isolate RoL-2023_Sb linkage group LG18, RoL_Eaeq_v1.1, whole genome shotgun sequence DNA segment above includes these coding regions:
- the LOC133633489 gene encoding galectin-2-like, whose product is MKVNNMTFKEGHEFKVRVKPKDDCSSFALNIGHDSENIALHFNPRFDAGVVVCNSLSGGCWGDEHQDSNFGFSRGEECKFYINFNQAEFNIKLPDGNTMSFPNRLGDVKYKYFDVSGDAKIVGLKIK